A stretch of DNA from Besnoitia besnoiti strain Bb-Ger1 chromosome II, whole genome shotgun sequence:
GTGCAATGCGCAAACGGGTGAGCGGCGCTTAGGTTCTCAATCATTTCTGCATGGCGTCGTAAGGCTCTGGATACGTactccgcctcgcggggtGACATGGACAGCGCCCTGGAAAGCTTCGGCAAGCAGGCGTGTTGCAGGTCTCTGAAAATCAGGCGGATGGCCTCTTGTGATAATTTCATATCGCAAAAGGAGTTAGAATGCGCCGGAAACCCTGGATCCCCTCCGGTAGATGCAATGGCAGCGGCGACCGCTGACCATATCGGGAAGACAAACGGAAACAGACGGCGATAGGAGTCTCCCTCAGAACCTACTAAGTGAGGGGCTTGCGATACAGCCGATCGAGTTGCATGCTCTCCTTGTTCGAGGGCGTCTCCTTTTTGCCTGAAGCAACTTGGCGTGAACCCATCTCCGCTTCCCTCGGTGCGCGGCGAGTCTTCGTCGGGGCCGACCACCGCAGCCGAAGCAACGCTGGCGGAGAAAGTCTCCGTCACTAGTGGCAGCAAGCCAAAAGGCGTGAAGAGAGGTTGCTTGACCTGCTGAGTAAAAGGGGAGCAATACGGCTGGATATGCGGAAACTTGATGCCTGTATTCATCATGTGGAACctacgaggaggcggagtaTCAGATCCCCCAAAAACCACACGCACAAAGCGAAcgggcctccgcctgcgaacACTCTTTTTCAGAAGGGAAGGGTAGAAAAGCGAGTATAGTAGTATATTCTTGCCGCGAGTGGTTCACGGGGGCGCTGTGCGctacgcagaagaagcgcctcTTTGGGCGGCGTGGCAGCGTGAAGCCGCATTACAGCGTCTTCAACCTCGTTGTTGGGCTAGCACAGCGCTGCGTCAGGAAAGTGTGCAGACTGGGAGTCAAGACTTGACGCCATCTCATGTGGCAGTGTTCGTGTACGTCTGAAGAGCTGTCTCCTCACCTGGAGAGCAGTTTCGCCAAAGGCTGTGCCCTCGTCATCCCTGGAGAGGGGCGGGGAACAGCTGTCTGCCGTCGTCTCAGCTCTGCTGAAGGGGTCGGCTCCCCGTGCGGCAAATGTGACTTCTCGTGGCCTGCAGTGGAGCGACTCGCAGCAGCCTGAGTCTGGTGGGAAGTCGGCCGTAGCTGGGAAGTCACCGAAACGGGAGGATACGTCCATAGGAGCCAAATCTGAAGCCGCGCAGTCCGCAGACGGTGCTGCGTCGGTTGGCAGGAGGGGGTCAG
This window harbors:
- a CDS encoding hypothetical protein (encoded by transcript BESB_040850), yielding MNILAMPCEGGSSPPVSPKSKCGRPSPDLASLLTFCGTVTRPAAEIGSACLASCPSSVPPRRSSLPHKRRREAGQPPVSCSGCPPTLNLREDASPKRAPQVGSEASSGGSDGAASAVDPVKAAEELTHFCGAAASCATPAGIPASFGSVPSGGDAELQEQFGLLDCFFLLMSFLPQPADPLLPTDAAPSADCAASDLAPMDVSSRFGDFPATADFPPDSGCCESLHCRPREVTFAARGADPFSRAETTADSCSPPLSRDDEGTAFGETALQVKQPLFTPFGLLPLVTETFSASVASAAVVGPDEDSPRTEGSGDGFTPSCFRQKGDALEQGEHATRSAVSQAPHLVGSEGDSYRRLFPFVFPIWSAVAAAIASTGGDPGFPAHSNSFCDMKLSQEAIRLIFRDLQHACLPKLSRALSMSPREAEYVSRALRRHAEMIENLSAAHPFAHCTSPYGFSLLFWPYLSIFKQCLMNCVMPSSLSKFEQIRLLLLVCNTPEPPRAPGATAPR